A single Fibrobacter succinogenes DNA region contains:
- a CDS encoding porin — MKTRLTSNLLFGLAAASILAVPALAQEAETASKGPEVKFSGEVEFDAYTGDVINDDKQSHSYASTFDLNVDVKLNEKWSASVQLEADGETTDPTAIYNGAFVQYTHSDKFAVKFGDLTFSEGAFLNFYDYDDPADNAAGMAEHDIRGFEIDYNGLVFGLGFGRGDNDNQICTEEDGEEKCVGVAYDLHLAYELGLGEHVLRPFFDYKSYQEAKHNELHAGLDANLKFDAFAFHFVYGLHVDALKEDDPKATHAFLAEPSLDLGKVNIKGSVFYAIIDKKNPTVHGEEIPEYFFAYGEPSVKINDAIALGLPLEYHTNTLQKDDDTSTFNVGLRAYFTPVEGLDVTGFAKVNIPVGDDADDAGLKLGLETVFAF; from the coding sequence ATGAAAACTCGTTTAACATCCAACCTCTTGTTTGGTCTTGCTGCTGCATCTATCCTTGCCGTACCGGCTCTCGCTCAGGAAGCTGAAACAGCATCTAAAGGCCCGGAAGTCAAGTTCTCTGGTGAAGTTGAATTTGACGCATACACGGGCGATGTAATTAATGACGATAAGCAGAGCCATAGCTACGCTTCTACTTTTGATTTGAATGTTGATGTTAAGCTTAACGAAAAATGGTCTGCATCCGTACAGCTCGAAGCTGATGGCGAAACAACGGATCCGACTGCGATTTACAATGGCGCATTCGTCCAGTACACGCATAGCGATAAGTTTGCCGTGAAGTTTGGCGACTTGACCTTCTCGGAAGGCGCGTTCCTCAACTTCTACGATTATGATGACCCGGCAGATAACGCTGCTGGTATGGCTGAACACGATATCCGAGGATTCGAAATTGACTATAACGGCCTTGTTTTTGGCCTCGGCTTTGGTCGCGGCGACAACGACAATCAGATTTGTACTGAAGAAGATGGTGAAGAAAAATGCGTAGGCGTTGCCTATGACCTTCACCTTGCTTACGAACTCGGCCTTGGCGAACATGTGTTGCGTCCGTTCTTTGATTACAAATCCTATCAGGAAGCAAAGCACAACGAATTGCATGCTGGTCTTGATGCTAATCTGAAGTTCGATGCGTTTGCATTCCACTTCGTTTACGGCTTGCATGTGGATGCGCTCAAGGAAGATGATCCGAAGGCAACGCATGCTTTCCTTGCTGAACCTTCTTTGGACTTGGGCAAGGTAAACATTAAGGGCTCTGTGTTCTATGCCATTATTGACAAGAAGAATCCGACTGTTCACGGCGAAGAAATTCCGGAATACTTCTTTGCTTATGGTGAACCGAGCGTGAAGATTAATGACGCTATCGCTCTTGGTCTTCCGCTTGAATACCACACGAATACGTTGCAGAAAGATGATGACACTTCTACGTTTAACGTAGGTCTCCGTGCTTACTTCACTCCTGTTGAAGGACTTGATGTGACTGGCTTTGCTAAGGTGAATATTCCGGTCGGTGACGATGCTGATGACGCTGGTCTCAAGCTTGGTCTTGAAACAGTATTTGCTTTCTAA
- a CDS encoding DUF3793 family protein, which translates to MIENIDSRLVRHCAPTLAGLKTANLFCLDDTDGVLLCNILARWNRVLNPKGVSARIVAERCGRYFIYVYRNSALQELSNSCEIRNFLKGFGYIGFDVESLLNFFQMRMARSVCFPHEVGVFLGYPLDDVKDFIAYGGKNYKLIGCWKVYNDVPNSMHIFDVYKKCHKIFNERFEQGDSLTDLTVAC; encoded by the coding sequence ATGATTGAAAATATCGATTCTCGCCTAGTTCGCCATTGTGCACCGACGCTTGCCGGCCTTAAAACGGCTAATCTGTTTTGCCTTGATGATACTGATGGAGTTTTGCTTTGTAATATTTTGGCTCGTTGGAATCGGGTGTTGAATCCAAAGGGCGTTTCGGCTCGCATTGTTGCTGAACGTTGTGGCCGTTATTTTATATATGTTTATCGGAATAGCGCTTTACAGGAGTTGAGTAATTCCTGTGAGATTAGGAATTTTTTGAAAGGTTTTGGCTACATCGGATTTGATGTGGAATCGTTATTGAATTTTTTCCAGATGCGCATGGCGCGTTCTGTTTGCTTTCCGCATGAAGTAGGCGTTTTTTTGGGATATCCGTTAGATGATGTGAAAGATTTTATTGCGTATGGCGGGAAAAATTACAAGTTGATTGGATGTTGGAAAGTTTATAACGATGTGCCGAATTCGATGCATATCTTTGATGTTTACAAAAAATGTCACAAGATTTTCAATGAGAGGTTTGAACAGGGCGATTCTTTAACGGATTTAACTGTGGCATGTTAA
- a CDS encoding flavodoxin: MNKIAVIYWTGTGNTEVMANEVVAGASAAGAEVTLFNTSDFSVDKAQEFDKFALGCPAMGAEELEDSEFQPLYNQLKAQISGKKVVLFGSYGWGGGEWMNPWKEDAANAGLVLADDPLAIEGAPDDAGKEKCRELGKVLALS; this comes from the coding sequence ATGAATAAAATTGCTGTTATTTATTGGACAGGAACGGGAAATACCGAAGTCATGGCGAATGAAGTTGTCGCGGGTGCGAGTGCAGCTGGCGCCGAAGTGACGCTTTTCAATACGTCTGATTTTAGTGTAGATAAGGCTCAGGAATTTGACAAGTTTGCTTTGGGTTGTCCGGCAATGGGTGCCGAAGAGCTTGAAGATAGCGAATTCCAGCCGCTTTATAATCAGCTGAAGGCGCAAATTTCGGGCAAAAAGGTGGTGCTTTTTGGCTCTTATGGCTGGGGTGGCGGTGAATGGATGAATCCGTGGAAAGAAGATGCCGCAAATGCGGGCCTTGTGCTTGCTGATGATCCGCTCGCAATTGAAGGCGCTCCAGATGACGCAGGCAAGGAAAAGTGCCGTGAGCTCGGCAAGGTCCTTGCGCTTTCGTGA
- a CDS encoding DUF1490 domain-containing protein, producing MSVFKNEKFWLVIAGAVGSAVAKKVLKAKKTRELAVQGLAHGMKFTADAKAAFQDMKDEANDICNDAKAEAGLNK from the coding sequence ATGTCTGTGTTCAAGAATGAAAAATTCTGGCTTGTAATTGCTGGCGCTGTGGGTTCCGCTGTCGCTAAGAAAGTGCTCAAGGCAAAGAAAACCCGCGAACTTGCCGTTCAGGGACTTGCTCATGGCATGAAGTTCACGGCTGACGCCAAGGCTGCATTCCAGGATATGAAGGACGAAGCCAACGATATCTGCAACGACGCCAAGGCAGAAGCGGGATTGAATAAGTAG
- a CDS encoding heavy metal translocating P-type ATPase yields the protein MKFRIVYDKPGRLRLRAGAYAFERDYEARIHKACLNEPCVKSVVVHSANGGLLFEYSAKAGDFETSRKQILDFVSALNPKELPECDGETEYQLQALDDGFKNNLAMMIARRYLSRCFLPLPIRTAITVVRGLRYVARGISTLASGNLTVDVLDGAAIGASLLQRNYESAGTVMFLLGVSGLLEDYTKARTRTALTGSLAVKVDKVWVVKDGVDTLVDMKEVQVDDLVRIRSGSMIPVDGRVVEGEAFVNESTMTGESKAVMKTAGRIVFAGTVLEEGSIVVRVTAVNSNTKIQKIVELIDRSEDLKASVQSRAEHLADSIVPFSFLGFGLTLLLTQNISRAVSILMVDYSCAIKLSTPISVISALREAADMDMTVKGGKYLEELALADTIVFDKTGTLTKAEPRLEKIIPFGEYSEKRILKIAACIEEHFPHSMARAIVKAALERNINHAEEHADVQYIVAHGIATSLKGKRVVIGSKHFVIEDEKVNVSEANQAVIDEQAGAASVIYLGIGGELAGAICIGDPPREEAVDAIRGLRESGIKNVVMITGDSQNAAERVAEHLGVDTFYAQVLPEDKHRYVEQMKSEGKRVIMVGDGINDAPALAAANVSVAMSDASDIARETADVTLRRENLEDLVELRLLSQKLMERISENYRFIVTFNTSLLVGGFLGLLSPTTSAFLHNVSTMGICAKSMTKLKVT from the coding sequence ATGAAATTCAGAATCGTTTACGATAAGCCGGGTCGCCTTCGCTTGCGTGCTGGGGCGTACGCTTTTGAACGTGATTATGAAGCGCGCATTCACAAGGCTTGCTTGAATGAGCCTTGCGTTAAAAGTGTTGTAGTGCACAGCGCCAATGGCGGGCTCCTTTTTGAATATTCCGCCAAGGCGGGTGATTTCGAGACGAGCCGTAAGCAGATTCTTGATTTTGTAAGTGCGCTCAATCCCAAAGAATTGCCCGAATGCGACGGTGAAACGGAATACCAGTTGCAAGCTTTGGACGACGGGTTTAAAAACAACCTTGCGATGATGATTGCAAGGCGCTATTTGTCGCGTTGTTTTTTGCCGCTCCCGATTCGCACTGCAATTACGGTTGTTCGCGGGTTGCGTTATGTGGCTCGCGGGATTTCGACGCTTGCGAGCGGAAACCTCACTGTTGATGTATTGGACGGTGCCGCAATTGGCGCTAGCCTGCTCCAGAGAAATTACGAGTCCGCAGGCACAGTCATGTTCCTTTTGGGCGTTTCGGGCTTGCTGGAAGATTACACCAAGGCGCGTACGCGCACTGCTTTGACGGGAAGCCTCGCTGTCAAGGTTGATAAGGTCTGGGTCGTAAAAGACGGCGTGGATACTTTGGTGGATATGAAGGAAGTGCAGGTCGATGACCTTGTTCGCATCCGTTCTGGAAGCATGATTCCTGTGGATGGTCGCGTTGTTGAAGGCGAGGCGTTCGTGAACGAATCGACGATGACGGGCGAATCCAAGGCGGTGATGAAAACTGCCGGCCGAATCGTCTTTGCGGGCACGGTTCTTGAAGAAGGCTCGATTGTGGTCCGTGTGACTGCGGTGAACAGCAATACGAAAATTCAGAAAATCGTGGAACTGATTGACCGTAGTGAAGACTTGAAGGCTAGCGTGCAGAGCCGTGCCGAACATTTGGCGGATAGCATTGTGCCGTTCAGTTTCCTTGGCTTTGGGCTTACGCTTTTGCTGACGCAGAATATCTCACGTGCGGTTTCCATCTTGATGGTGGATTACTCTTGCGCCATTAAGCTTTCGACTCCGATTTCTGTGATTTCTGCATTGCGTGAAGCGGCGGATATGGACATGACGGTGAAGGGCGGCAAGTACCTGGAAGAACTTGCTCTTGCCGATACGATTGTGTTCGACAAGACGGGAACGCTCACGAAGGCGGAACCGCGTCTCGAAAAGATTATTCCGTTCGGCGAATATTCCGAAAAGCGGATCTTGAAAATTGCGGCATGCATCGAGGAACATTTCCCGCATAGCATGGCTCGTGCGATTGTGAAAGCCGCGCTGGAACGCAATATCAATCACGCCGAAGAACATGCCGATGTGCAGTACATTGTGGCGCACGGTATCGCGACTTCGCTCAAGGGCAAGCGCGTGGTTATCGGAAGCAAGCATTTTGTCATCGAAGATGAAAAGGTCAATGTTTCTGAAGCGAACCAGGCGGTTATTGACGAACAGGCGGGTGCCGCATCCGTGATTTACCTGGGCATTGGTGGCGAATTGGCGGGTGCCATTTGCATTGGTGATCCTCCTCGCGAAGAAGCAGTGGATGCAATTCGCGGCTTGCGTGAAAGTGGCATCAAGAATGTGGTGATGATTACGGGCGATAGCCAAAATGCGGCTGAACGCGTTGCCGAACATCTTGGCGTTGATACGTTCTATGCGCAGGTCTTGCCCGAAGATAAGCACCGCTATGTAGAACAAATGAAGTCCGAAGGCAAGCGTGTTATTATGGTGGGTGACGGCATCAATGACGCTCCTGCGCTTGCTGCGGCAAATGTCTCTGTCGCCATGAGCGATGCCAGTGACATTGCACGTGAAACCGCCGATGTGACGCTCCGCCGCGAAAATCTCGAAGACCTCGTGGAACTGCGCCTCTTGAGCCAAAAGCTGATGGAGCGCATCTCTGAAAATTACCGCTTTATCGTGACGTTCAATACGAGCTTGCTTGTAGGCGGTTTTCTCGGGCTCCTCTCGCCGACAACGTCTGCCTTCTTGCACAACGTATCGACCATGGGCATTTGCGCAAAAAGCATGACGAAGTTGAAGGTGACGTAA
- a CDS encoding YhcG family protein, translated as MKKKTGKEIEIPQNQSNGYKNLVTQIGSLLIESRKQVFQAVNSTLVNTYWQIGRHIVEYEQGGNAKAQYGAELLDNLAKDLTAQFGKGFSRSNLIYMRKLFTAFPIRETLSHKLSWSHYFEILKADSDLEIGFYTRQCENENWSVRELKRQMKSLLFHRIALSKDKKGVLEISKQGVQTQKPEDIVKDPYILEFLGVNEEQKYLEGDIEEKVVANLQTFLLEFGKGFAFIGRQYKMQIGARLFKVDLVFYNYNLKCFVLIDLKRGEIEHYDVGQMNMYLNFFKKEVCAQDDNPPIGIVLGAYKDQLLMEYAMQGIENNLFVSKYQLYLPKREELQGELEKILAEK; from the coding sequence ATGAAGAAAAAGACAGGAAAAGAAATAGAGATTCCCCAAAACCAGAGCAATGGGTACAAGAATCTTGTAACGCAAATAGGTTCATTGCTGATTGAAAGCCGTAAACAGGTGTTTCAAGCAGTGAACTCCACTCTCGTAAATACCTATTGGCAAATCGGTCGTCATATTGTAGAATATGAACAAGGCGGCAACGCGAAGGCCCAATATGGGGCAGAACTGTTGGATAACCTCGCTAAGGACTTGACCGCGCAATTTGGAAAAGGGTTCAGTCGTTCGAACTTGATCTATATGCGTAAACTTTTTACGGCATTTCCAATTCGTGAGACGCTGTCTCACAAATTGAGTTGGAGTCATTATTTTGAAATTTTAAAAGCTGATTCTGATCTCGAAATAGGTTTTTATACAAGACAATGCGAAAACGAGAACTGGAGCGTCAGGGAACTCAAGCGTCAGATGAAAAGTCTGCTGTTCCATAGGATTGCCTTGAGCAAGGACAAAAAAGGTGTGCTGGAAATAAGCAAGCAAGGAGTCCAAACGCAAAAGCCTGAAGATATCGTAAAGGACCCTTATATTCTGGAATTTCTTGGTGTAAACGAAGAACAGAAATACCTTGAAGGAGATATCGAGGAAAAGGTTGTCGCCAACTTGCAAACATTCTTGTTGGAGTTCGGCAAAGGCTTCGCTTTTATCGGACGGCAGTACAAGATGCAAATTGGCGCCAGGCTGTTCAAAGTAGATTTGGTGTTCTACAATTACAATCTCAAGTGCTTTGTTCTTATTGATTTAAAACGAGGCGAAATCGAGCATTACGATGTGGGGCAAATGAATATGTACTTGAATTTCTTCAAAAAAGAGGTTTGCGCCCAGGACGACAATCCGCCTATCGGAATCGTACTCGGAGCCTACAAGGACCAGTTGTTGATGGAATACGCGATGCAGGGCATAGAAAACAATTTGTTTGTAAGCAAGTACCAACTTTATCTCCCCAAACGCGAGGAATTGCAGGGCGAACTTGAAAAAATTCTTGCGGAGAAATGA
- a CDS encoding ATP-binding protein, which yields MRSLNKIVFINSAHVRYAEIGLNGNVHLIGTQGVGKSTLLRAILFFYNADKQKLGIPKEKKSFDDFYFEQSNSYVVYEVERDESAFCVLVSKSNGRAVFRFIDSPYKKEWLIDDNGEVTAEMATVRTRLNGCYMSPIVDRYEMFRDIIYGNHQAVMRKEFFKFSIAESSRYQNIPRSIQNVFLNSKLDADFIKETIIQSMDSESSFIDLGYFRHQVSEFEQEYSDIGLWFTTNKRGECETRFDADRVVKIYHSLLGLKKNIEDCGKQLNYSYRVAKEQLPSIAIEIEKSNEALNETIRLISEESGKFHKERDGLNADLTLVKDNLKKCRDKFQEYQAKNIDEILKKQEREGSLKIEKERLEERRRLLTREYEDVAEKFENLLKQVSRALEEFKQNQNIRLNDKNAELLEQRQRVLEKFEQMRETIVARFDEKLVSVKNTINALNADRVACEKELLRLLYEHPFKDKINECDEQLKSLNAHECEIKVLKSACQAELNKLSAQRDAELERNRVEYEKENDALVAENRGFAAQLKSLDDLLERQKGSLYEWLSQNKPGWENSIGKVVDEESVLYNTDLSPELVDGDALFGVKINLEDLPIRVRTPEEIATEKKSILKSVEDNKSKQTELSDALEKNNSAVERSYAPKIKPLLENIRNAENELVQIPIKRKRLENEREKWNRDDAAKIEKRKNEIQSQQNVISEKLLNAEEQQNKIIADKNRELKANEKAKQQENESLQNAFNDFRVQILAEIETRKNEAENERKLLLQQRDEELKNKNVDVSVLKECEAEIDNVQQQLNEIERNRDLVARYRYDKQEFFDHDDEFKNEKRDLESRLNDLQQKFNARKERLEAKRAEQNEILQQNRETDRKLKESVEETDKFSVSSFCPENIKSVGETPNARLCTEILTELKESLMNAQKRSKELEMSINKFKGRFSRRNTFKFKMELNSESDFMDFADNLSDFLLNEKIEEYRKRTSGRYSDILARVAKEVGDVTRQKSEIEKIVLNINRDFVEKNFAGVIKSIALRTEESNDKLMRLMLAMQRFYAENQYALGELNLFSMGDTESANRGAVDLLLQFVKSLNDEPTRNTLKLSDAFRLQFRVQENDNDTGWIDKISNVGSEGTDVLVKAMVNIMLINVFKTQASRKFGEFKLHCMMDEIGKLHPKNANGILKFANSRNIYLVNGSPTTQSVSEYRYTYLLEKNAKSQTVVRPLMTRALGV from the coding sequence ATGAGATCCCTTAACAAGATTGTCTTTATCAACAGTGCTCATGTGCGTTATGCGGAAATTGGCCTGAACGGTAATGTTCATTTGATTGGTACGCAGGGCGTGGGCAAGAGTACTCTTTTGCGTGCAATTCTCTTTTTCTACAATGCGGACAAGCAAAAGCTTGGAATCCCAAAAGAGAAAAAGTCTTTTGACGATTTTTATTTTGAACAGTCAAATTCTTATGTTGTCTATGAAGTGGAACGCGATGAGTCGGCATTCTGCGTGTTGGTAAGCAAATCGAATGGTCGTGCGGTATTCCGTTTTATCGATTCGCCGTACAAAAAGGAATGGCTGATTGACGATAATGGCGAAGTGACTGCTGAAATGGCGACTGTTCGCACTCGGTTGAACGGTTGCTATATGAGCCCGATTGTCGATCGCTACGAAATGTTTCGCGACATTATTTACGGCAACCATCAGGCGGTGATGCGGAAGGAATTTTTCAAGTTTTCGATTGCGGAAAGTAGCCGCTACCAGAACATTCCGCGAAGCATTCAGAATGTTTTCCTCAACTCTAAACTCGATGCAGATTTTATCAAGGAAACAATAATTCAATCGATGGATAGCGAAAGTTCGTTTATCGACTTGGGATATTTCAGGCATCAAGTTTCGGAGTTCGAGCAGGAATATAGCGATATCGGGCTTTGGTTCACGACGAATAAGCGAGGAGAATGCGAGACGCGGTTTGATGCCGACCGCGTTGTTAAAATTTATCATTCGCTTTTGGGACTCAAAAAGAATATCGAGGATTGTGGCAAGCAACTGAATTATTCTTATCGCGTGGCTAAAGAGCAACTCCCGTCGATTGCGATTGAAATTGAAAAATCGAATGAAGCTTTGAATGAAACGATTCGTCTTATAAGCGAAGAAAGTGGCAAGTTCCACAAGGAACGCGACGGCTTGAATGCGGACTTGACGCTTGTTAAGGATAATTTGAAAAAGTGTCGCGATAAATTCCAGGAATACCAAGCAAAGAATATTGATGAGATTCTGAAAAAACAGGAACGCGAAGGCTCCTTGAAAATCGAGAAAGAACGATTGGAAGAACGTCGCCGCCTCCTGACTCGTGAATATGAAGATGTCGCCGAAAAGTTTGAGAATTTGCTGAAACAAGTTTCGCGGGCTTTGGAAGAATTTAAGCAAAATCAGAACATTCGCCTGAACGATAAAAATGCGGAGTTGTTGGAACAACGGCAGCGGGTGCTCGAAAAATTTGAACAAATGCGAGAAACGATTGTTGCTCGGTTTGATGAAAAACTGGTAAGCGTAAAAAATACAATTAATGCCTTGAATGCAGATCGTGTCGCTTGCGAAAAGGAGCTGCTAAGGCTTCTGTATGAACATCCGTTTAAAGATAAAATTAATGAATGCGATGAACAACTGAAATCATTGAATGCTCACGAATGTGAAATAAAAGTGCTGAAGTCTGCATGCCAAGCGGAGTTGAACAAACTTTCTGCTCAACGAGATGCCGAGCTGGAACGCAATCGCGTTGAATACGAAAAAGAGAATGATGCCTTGGTTGCGGAAAATCGAGGCTTTGCCGCTCAGCTCAAAAGCCTTGACGATTTGCTGGAACGGCAAAAGGGTTCGCTTTATGAATGGCTTAGCCAGAATAAACCGGGTTGGGAAAATTCTATTGGCAAGGTAGTCGATGAGGAATCGGTTCTGTACAATACGGATCTTTCTCCGGAACTTGTAGATGGAGACGCTCTTTTCGGCGTGAAAATCAATCTTGAAGATTTGCCGATTCGTGTGCGAACGCCCGAAGAAATTGCGACCGAGAAAAAATCAATTTTGAAGTCCGTTGAAGACAACAAGTCAAAACAGACGGAATTGTCGGATGCTCTTGAAAAGAATAATTCGGCGGTAGAACGCTCGTATGCCCCTAAGATTAAGCCGCTTTTGGAAAATATCAGAAACGCCGAAAATGAACTCGTGCAGATTCCGATAAAGCGTAAGCGTTTGGAAAATGAACGCGAAAAATGGAATCGCGATGATGCTGCGAAAATTGAAAAACGTAAGAATGAAATTCAGTCGCAACAGAATGTCATCTCTGAAAAACTGTTGAATGCCGAGGAACAGCAGAATAAAATTATCGCAGATAAAAATCGCGAACTGAAAGCAAACGAAAAAGCGAAACAGCAAGAAAATGAATCTCTTCAAAATGCGTTTAATGATTTCCGCGTGCAGATTCTTGCAGAAATTGAAACACGCAAGAACGAAGCGGAAAACGAACGTAAATTGTTGTTGCAGCAGCGTGACGAAGAGCTGAAAAATAAGAATGTCGATGTCAGCGTTTTGAAGGAATGCGAAGCGGAAATTGATAATGTACAGCAACAGCTAAACGAAATAGAACGGAATCGCGATTTGGTCGCTCGTTATCGATACGACAAGCAGGAATTCTTCGACCATGATGACGAATTCAAAAATGAAAAACGCGATTTAGAAAGTCGTTTGAACGATTTGCAACAAAAGTTCAATGCTCGCAAGGAACGCCTTGAAGCGAAGCGTGCGGAGCAAAATGAAATTTTGCAGCAGAACCGCGAAACGGATCGCAAGTTGAAGGAGTCCGTTGAAGAAACGGATAAATTCTCCGTTTCAAGTTTCTGCCCAGAAAATATAAAGAGCGTTGGCGAAACACCGAATGCCCGGCTCTGTACTGAAATTTTGACTGAACTCAAGGAATCGTTGATGAACGCTCAAAAGCGAAGCAAGGAACTTGAGATGTCTATTAACAAGTTCAAGGGGCGTTTTTCCAGACGCAACACGTTCAAGTTCAAGATGGAATTGAATAGCGAAAGCGATTTCATGGATTTTGCGGACAATTTGAGCGACTTTTTGTTGAACGAAAAGATTGAGGAATATCGCAAACGTACGAGCGGTCGATATTCCGACATTTTGGCTCGCGTTGCAAAAGAAGTTGGCGATGTTACGCGTCAAAAATCTGAAATCGAGAAAATTGTTTTGAATATTAATCGCGATTTTGTCGAAAAGAATTTTGCAGGCGTAATCAAGAGTATCGCTTTGCGTACCGAAGAATCGAATGACAAGCTGATGCGTTTGATGCTTGCGATGCAGAGATTCTATGCAGAAAATCAGTATGCGTTGGGTGAATTGAACTTGTTCTCAATGGGCGATACGGAAAGTGCGAATCGCGGAGCGGTTGATTTGCTTTTGCAATTTGTGAAGTCACTAAATGACGAACCGACGCGTAATACATTAAAACTTTCGGATGCATTCCGCTTGCAGTTCCGCGTACAAGAAAACGATAACGATACTGGATGGATTGACAAAATTTCTAATGTGGGTTCCGAAGGTACGGATGTACTCGTGAAAGCAATGGTGAACATCATGCTCATCAATGTTTTCAAGACGCAGGCTTCACGCAAGTTCGGCGAATTTAAACTCCACTGCATGATGGACGAAATCGGAAAACTCCACCCGAAGAATGCAAATGGCATTTTGAAATTTGCGAATAGTCGAAACATTTATTTGGTGAATGGCTCACCTACAACGCAGAGTGTGTCGGAATATCGCTACACGTATTTGCTCGAAAAGAATGCAAAATCGCAAACCGTGGTAAGGCCGTTAATGACAAGAGCTCTAGGAGTGTAA